From the Ciconia boyciana chromosome 6, ASM3463844v1, whole genome shotgun sequence genome, the window AGAGATATGGATGATGCAAAGGCCTTGGGAAAAGTCCTGTCTAAATATAAGGACACATTTTACGTTCAAGTATTAGTGGCATATTTTGCCACATATGTTTTGTATCCTTTTTCTGATATAAATGGCAGTTTTGATATAGTcatatttctctgaaaaagaaattaaaaatacaaacttgtAAATTCTTGATCATGGGTAAAGAAGGCTAACATACTTAGGTATGTTTATAAATAGACACAGATATTCTAAAATCTTTGaacttaaaacatttcttatgtGTTTCAGTATGCTTTTTGGACTGTATGAAGGCATTGAGTAGAAGGAAATTGATGCATGCATGTATAGTAGTAAATGCTGTTGGGGATTTGCATGCAGCTTCACCTTGACTGTGTGTCTGTTATGGACAACATTATTAGCTTTAATATTAGACTTGGTCTCATTTTAGAGTTATGCtaactttttaaattgcaaactGAATTGCCAgttagaaattacttttgatTCTAAAGGAAAACTGAGACTACTGCACTGCTCTTCCTCGAGACATTCAAAAGTGCCATATAAAGGTAATTTAAAGAGTATTTTACAGCCTTTCTCAAGGAAAGTGTTTTGAGCCTTCTTTCATCTCTGCAATgcccacattaaaaaaacaaatctctaTTTCCTTTTAGAGAGAGCTAAATTTCTGAAGTACTTTCTGCCTAGGGATACACAAAGGCTACCTGTGTTCTGTGCTAACTTTTTCCTGAGTGCTGAATATAATAATTAATCATTAAACACACTCTTAACTGGGACATTTAACTAGAGgttaataacttttaaaagctATATAAGAGGTCTGTTTCATAGTTTAATGCAGGAGGCTTTCCTAACTCCCAAGAAAAATCAGCACTGAATGTGCCATTAGTAATTATCCTTCAGCCCATTCTTTTTAAGTGTAGTTCACAAATAATagatttatgaagaaaattaaaatgttggtTTATATATTAACAAGAGGTAGAACAGAATTAGCTGTTTATTGAACTGTTATAGCAGCTGATGTGACGACATTTACTGTCTCAGCAGTAGACTGTGATCAGTTGACAAGCATGTTACAGTTATCTTGGAACCTTGACACTTGCTTAGAAAAAGCTGTGCTAGTTGTAATGGACTTAATAGAAAGGAAGATTATTTGGCTTTTTGATATTTCAGTCAATTCAACTCAGATAAAATAGTgtgcaaattttttttgctttataagATTTCTGTCCAAACTGGGCAATACATCAGAGTCGCAAGTATGCCTAGCAAGCCTTAAGCTCAACAGCCTTTTTGCTTATGCTGCAGAAATTTAGTTTTAGCCTTTTTGCTTATGctgcagaaatttaatttttgcctttttgaaaaattctgACTGAAATTAGTGATCATGTATCCTAGTTATCTCGTGATTGCACTGTGCCTATTTGTAAGAAAGTAGTAGTTGCCTTCATACATGTCAGTCTTCCATGAAACTCATAATAGTTAGGGGCTCAGATGAGGAGTTCTGTGAACTTTTCTGAGAGAGTGGCTGAAATCTGCTTATCTCTAGTCAATAATGTAAAATCACAAGTATGTGTTTCTTGTAATGTCACAATAAATACCCAGTGTCAATTGTAGCacagataaaagagaaaaatgtagtacagcttttattatttagtgacttatttttgtatgtgtaatGATGAATCTACCCCTTGTTTCTCTGTGCTTGGGCTTCTTGTGCTACTCTGCAAATGTATTTGGAAGTAAAGATCTTTAGAGGCTGTGCCAATTTATGCTTGTTGAAATCGTAATATGTATCATGACtgcttaaaaaattaagaattgggtagctttttaaaaatgtttggggtttttttttcttaacaaagaTGCATCCAGCTTGCAAACATTTGCTATCCCTGGGTCTATATTTCTCAGTATCCTGTCAGGGTTTCTTTATCCCTTTCCACTGGCCCTATTTCTTGTTTGTCTGGTAAGTATGGAAAATAGTTTGTGAGGGCATATACTTCTATCCATTTAGAACACAACCAAGCATCTAAACAGCTTCCTGTTTGAAATGATCAAAGTCTGAGTGAAATAGGGGTATGAACGGGTTCTCATTCAGCTCTGTTGTGAGAATGGTGTTACCACAAAATTCACTGTAGCATTGGGTGATGATCCAAAACACTAAACTGTTTCTCCAAGTTTTCTTAATAATGGCGGCAGCTGGGTGTGAATTGGACAGTCACCTTTATTTTAAGCTTACCTAGCATCTACCAGAACCTGACTGTAATTTCAGAACGCTTACTACATTTTTATTAGCGCACTGCAAAAcacatctgtttttaaatggcttAAATACCCAAGAAGCTTAATTTAAGATATGAAATGTATGTTATTGACAAGCTtcaaaaaatgtcatttacaaAAGATGCAGTCATAATGAGCCTTAGTACTTATGAATGAGATAATTGAGCAGGTATGGAAGACCAAGTTGATGAATTTTCAAATTTGAATCTTTAATGCCATTGTGCCCTTACTTGTAAAGCTTTCACTGTTCAAAATCTTAAAACTGCAGAAGCACTCAGTATTAACTGATAAGTAATCAACATTGTCTACTTTGAATGTTAAGATTGATCTATATGCCTTGGAAATAAAGGAACTGTCTTGAGTCAACAACATTCTTAGGGAGTGTGTACATACTGCTGAAGGACAGCCCTTCAGCCACAATGGAGGGCTGCATAGAAGCAGGCTCTATCCAGACCAGTGTAGAGATATAAGGCTAAGATTAGAGTTTCTGctcatttgttccttttttttttttccccctccccagtgctcaGGACTTGGAGCTTCATTCTGCTATATGCTTTCATACCTAGTGGGACGTCCTGTTGTATACAGATACTTAACAGAAAAAGCGGTAAAATGGTCAGAACAGGTAAAGTTTCTAGAGATGCTGAAATTTATGATAGAAAATGTATAGTGGAATAGCATGAAAAACTAGGGGGTCTTATGCTCATGTATCTAGTTACAAAGAAAGGATTCTGACTCCTTTCTGACACTGTATAGTTACTTTCTCTGGGTGTTTTTAAACAGTGGGGAGTATTCCTGATTTTATGGTATTTCCTGTGAGGAAGCTGTTTTTACCTAGGAAGAGTTTGCAACTGATAACCCCCCTGGTTTAGCTAATGTCAAAAGGAAACCTCTCCAGTTTCAATTTAAAGTAATAGCTCTCTAAGCATCAGAACTAATGAAAGCTTGGGTTTCTGTTTTTTATAGGGGAAGAAAACCTGTAGCTACATGTTTGATTGCAAACCCTTAATTTGAAGATGTTATTGTGGTTGGAGCATTTAGAAACTTTCTTACAGTATCTGGTAACATTAGTGTCAGCAAGTGTTAATCATCAGATGAAGTTAAAGATTTTGCAATACCAAGTCATAGTGTGATTAGTACTTGACTGCATGTCTCTTGCTTTGATACTCTGAAACAtgttgagtttttttttttttggcaagtaTGAAGCACAACTTACTACTATACTCTGTTCAAGGTGTTTGAATCacataagaatattttaaacttgttCCTCATTAGGTAAGATGTGGAGCTGTGTCCTGCACAATTGAGCTTATTAGGTAATATAGTAGTATTTTGACTCTTGACCCAAGTAAATCTTAATATTGCAGTATAATCTTGAGGCTATTCTCTGAGCAGCAAGTGGTTGCTATTTCCATTAGTAGAACTGGATATGTGATTTCAAATCATGTAATTACATGTGCAGCTCATATCTCACTGCTTACAAGTTAATTGGACTATATCATGCTTGCATTTTGAGGGCTAAGACATTTTATATGCAGgattaataaatgtttaaatatttgttctccactaaggttaaaaaaacccacagtggTATTAGTGAACAATAGCAGGGCTACTGAGTTCAGTGTTGCAGTTAAAGctaaaacaggaaaaaccaGGGTTGTGACTGGGGTGAGTTGCTACATGAGATTTCAGACGGAATTGCAGTCAGACCAGGTTTGATTTCAACTGTTTGGGGCCAGATGACCATGTTTAGGCTTAGGCTTAGTGAGGGTCTACCAGGATAGGCCAGAAATGGTGGATGCTTTGCTACCCTTATAACTTGGTTTGAGGTTACATTCCTTGTTTGAGAGGGCTGATGTGCTACAGGCAggctggaaggagaagaggcTTTGGTGTAGTACTAGTGTAAGGAGCTGGGCTAGACTTGAGAATATAATTAAGACTGTAAATAAAGTTGAGGCTATTGTGGTAATGGGTAATGTTAATGCTAGGCATTCTAATGTATAGGTAGGTAGGTTTTGCaactgtgctggcagcagccaccTGATGAACGTCAGAGCCATGACCTAGGTAAGTTTTCAGGTGAGGAATACAGCTATGTTTCAAGTTTGATTATGAGTTAGGACAGAATGGGTTGAGGAACAAACTTAATTGTTAGTTCCTGCAAAAGCTTTAGGAATAGGATGACAAGCTGGCCGTGTTGCTTGAGCTACAGTTAGACAGGCAGAGGTTGCTGCTCTAGAGTTAGGGTTAGGCCTGCTGCTGTGCCGAATTACTTGTTTGCTGTTTAAGTTGGCTGATTCAGACACATCGTCATCATGCTCTACCACAGACTAGTATTTCCAGACTAACTTCAGTACTATTTAACAGGTGATTCACTGATGACTCTTCCTTGAGTCACTTATTGTTTAACtgatttttatgtttgcaaCTTTTCAATTTCTACAAAAGGTACAAAAATCTCCCCTAACAAAGCTCTAGTAGTAAAATAATTGTGTATTTTCAAGGCAGGGAttgttttactgaatttttttttgtttttgtcttggCAGGTTGAACGACACAGAGAACACCTCATTAACTACATAATATTTTTGAGAATAACACCTTTTCTTCCCAACTGGTTTATCAATATAACATCTCCTGTAATTAATGTGCcattgaaagtatttttcattggCACTTTTCTAGGTAAGAATTCTGGCTAGTGAACTGCAGTTTGGGGGTAGCCCAAAGAAGGATTATTACTTGCTTCTCTCTGTATACATTGTTCAGCAGAGATCACCACCTACTGGACAACTGAAAGGTTACACAAGAATATTGCTTTTGTACTTTTCAGTGTGTGGAGCTTATAGCATCAAAAGATTTTAGTAGTCGGGACTGTTCTGATGTACTGGATGAGAGGTAATGAGCCTAGGCTAATTACTCACTTAAGGAAACATACATTATATGAACACTTTATTAGTAACTTTTTGTTCTACTTCATGGCTATCATATTTCTGTGAACTTCTATAAGCTCCTATTTTGAGCTCAGCATAATTGTGTGAGGATGTATGTGGCTTTGATCTGAAGGattgtttctcctcttcccactCCATTTTGTTCATCCTGATATATCTTCCTAGGAGTGAATTCATAATTTAACTAAAGTAGTGCTAAACACTTTAGTTTTGTAATTGgcatgtttttacaaatactttttaatctGGTCAGGAAACAAtccatatttttcctttgtgaactTAAATAAAATCCATTTGTAGAGAGACAACTTGAAACTGCAGTGTCTAAAGagcagagattattttcttagtCTTCTGGGTTTGAGTTggtgttaaaaatattaaaaatggcCTAAAACCAGTTCTTTTGATAAcggttttttgtctttgaattttgtatttatgctgctttttaaaaaaaacaaaagtacaaGGCAGCAAAGTCTGAATTTTTTGGTGTTAAAAGTTGGatgactattttttcctttttttttcaccctaacaagctgttttttcttcctttgctttcctacCCTTCTAATTCCCTGCTCCAGGTGTGGCACCACCATCTTTTGTAGCCATTAAGGCAGGAACAACCCTGTACCAACTTACAACAGCAGGGGAAGCTGTTTCCTGGAACTCTGTTTTTGTCCTCATGATTCTAGCCATCCTCTCCATCCTACCAGCTGtcttccagaagaaactgaaacagaagtttGAATAAGGATCAAACCGGACCAGAATTTCCCATACTTCATCTCAGGATCAGCACTTCTGATATTtgtatatttgcttttctattgGATCTTAAGCAATGAAAGGGGAGGCTTGTAATTGATAAGAATGTCTTCAAATGAACACGTGGCCTAAAATAGAAGGAACCGTGTTCAGAAATGTACTGCGTATAGTTTTGTAACCAAACCATCAGTGTTTTACTTTGGGAGGGCATGTGTGGGGGGCCCTCAGGATGAGGGAAGTGAAAACACAGATGTAATATTTTGCTCTGATTATCTGCAGAGCAAAAATTGTAATGTAGACATAAACTACAGATAATGCTTTCTAAaacttgcaaggaaaaaaacctcttaattATTCAGTCCAGTTTTGTAACATTCTCTGTAGGCTTGCATGTGATCTGGTCTGAGTACATTTCTcatcaacaatattttttttttttttgccttttggatTTCCAAAATAATAGCATAATATAATAACGGTGCTCACTCAGAAACAAAAGTTTCTCGCAGTACTTTAACTACAATGATATTCTCATCCTGATTGTTTACTTCTATTTATTAGTGCCGTGTGGATTTAAATACTTGAACCTACATCTGCTTTACTAACTGGATTAACAAAGGCCAAGTGTCACATCATTCCCTCTTGTCCAGTCCTCTGTAAAGTTTTTTCTGGGAGAGGATATAGGAAGGGAGAGAGTAGGTTAGAATTTTTGTCGTGCCTGGCTGATGATTTTTGAagttctaattttaattttttaatgttgattaTTTTGCTGATATTTCACTTGCATAGATTTATTCTGCCAATTTAAGAAAATGATCGTATGGTTATATAAAACTCTCAGTTCTCAAGTGATTTAAAAACGTATAACTTTAAGCATTGTAATACTACCATTTCTCAAGCAATATGTAAAGAGTATAAaattttccactgctgctgGATTAGCTAGAAATGTCAAGTACACAAATTGGTGTAGTTCTTATTAAAGAGCTGATTCCAAATAATGTTCAAAGCATCATGTAACAGAAGGCTCATGTGTCAGTGTATATAAAATTGAAAGGATGATTCCATTGTCCGGTAAGTCAGTAGCTGGCAGTGGGCGACCAGCTATGATTCACCTTTAAGTAAAAGTATATATATTCACTCAATAAGGTATATGATACCTCCCCTTGTATGCTTATAACTGTTGTAGTTTGTTGTATTGTCAGTGGAATCCCATAAAATGAGGCCCTGATGAGCAAGGAACTGGGGTGCGCGTTTAAGTTTTATCCTACTGAAACCAGTGCTGCTTATATGCTTTAAGTTGGTGCCCCTGAAGTATCTTGCTGAAATGGGAGTTGACACATTAGCATATGCTCCAATTCAAGGGTTTATTTGTCTGTATCCTCATGTTAACTCATCATATGGTAGATCATTTGAGATGTAAGAGAACAGTTCCATAAATGTGATAATGTGAAAGGTACTGGTACCTTTAAAGAGTTTTTGTAACATAATTGACTCCTTCATTTCATCACAGTATTACATGTAAATATATAGTAAATATTATTGATACActatttgtcttttatttaaagattattaTGGGCTGCAcataaatggtattttttacATAGGTATGTAAAGGAATTCATATCACTTCTGTTTGCAAGTTTATTGTAAGATTATTTAGCTTCAGCaattgttttgttgtttagaATTTACTCTAAAAGTGTACTTTATTGGTATTTAAAACTGAatagtgattatttttattgcGGCAGCTCTAATCTCAGAGGTCATCTACCCAGGGGATTTATTCCATAGTAAACTTGAGTGTGAATTTAGCTGTTGTGAGCAAGTGTCCCCTAGACTATTGAGTGTGAAGTCACTGTAGATTTACAGCCTACTTTTCCACATAGTTAATTTTTCATGCAGATGATCTCTTAGAATAAATTACTTACTACTTATTGTCCAGTGGCTTTTCTCAAAATTTGTCGCAATTTCTGGTCAATAACGGATGCTGTTGGAAAATCCCTTCTATTCTGTATAAAGCCAATGTTTGGGCGTAACCTTGGCACTAAAGAAGGAACTGAACTATGTTTCAATTTAATGTGAGTCACTTGACGTTTTCACTGCATTATATTTCACTGTGTAGATGGGATCAGGCTGTGTTACTGAAAAATCTGTTGTGTTTCAGCCATTGACTGAGTTCCCCTCACAGTGACTAAAAGCCTTAAGACCTTAAAAAGGttgaaaatacagttcttttccctttgcaaaaaGTTAGCATTTTTTTTAGCCTGTTCCTTCTGTGTTTATCTTCAGCTGCAAATGACCTCAGGCAGTTTCCTGCCCTATGAGGACTACTTCTGCGGGTTGTGAAGAGTAAGGAAGGCCttgtgaaaaaggcaaaaaagcacTGTGCTGTGGAATACTGTACCAGCCTACTCTTTCCTTTAGGGAATCCAGCAAGTGATCCAAGAAATAGCCATAGCATTTTGACAGGAAAACAGTGTCTACCACGAAACAAACTGGGAAATCAGGAAGAtgtagctttgttttttaactgcAAGCAATTTTGAGTTGTTAGGTGACCTGTTTATCTTTTGGAATTTTTTGTGATACCTGCATGACATCATTACTAAATGTCTCTTGCCATTTGGTAATAAAGCTGTTATATA encodes:
- the TMEM41B gene encoding transmembrane protein 41B yields the protein MAQRRAAERGPCQAAAESARHQRQLLEGKAQAEGGSARTSLLILVSVFLSAAFLMFLVYKNFPQLSEEERECIKVPRDMDDAKALGKVLSKYKDTFYVQVLVAYFATYVFLQTFAIPGSIFLSILSGFLYPFPLALFLVCLCSGLGASFCYMLSYLVGRPVVYRYLTEKAVKWSEQVERHREHLINYIIFLRITPFLPNWFINITSPVINVPLKVFFIGTFLGVAPPSFVAIKAGTTLYQLTTAGEAVSWNSVFVLMILAILSILPAVFQKKLKQKFE